A stretch of DNA from Juglans microcarpa x Juglans regia isolate MS1-56 chromosome 5D, Jm3101_v1.0, whole genome shotgun sequence:
aataatttcgtATACTAGTATGCatgaaccatatatgaaatagatatatgctatcatattatgtgtatgtattgtagagataaaaaaaaaaaaaaggtgaaccGATAAACCGGACTGAACCagttccatttttttaataatatatgtgtATGAGTTCGGTCCGGTTCTAAATCGGCTCGTTTGGTACCggttccatttttttcaaaaccggtcaaaatcagtataattatgatttttctttttttacaccGGACTAGACcagtttatataaatatatatttttttaatttttttatattatatataattttgatatctaatagatatataattatatataaaataatattgtgttatatgttaattaataattaaaataacattataaacttaaaatcctatataaataactatatattatcactataatttatagtattagtagttatattaacacaatatcactatatatattataatatatcactataatctataatacaattataatatatattataatatactacaatatattatcattatattattataataaatatatatagcatattatatatactatatatataatataatagaaaaatcagaccgaaactaataaaattagaagtacTAGTTTAGGAGTGTAACCGGTACATTATCgattattcaaatctcaaaatcggtGTATACCGGTTCGGTTATAAAATATGTCAAAAACATGACCGAACATGATtgattacacccctaaatatatgtagacatataatatattgttattatggataaatataactagtcaaatattaattatttataaaattttaaaatattataattcaatagaagttCTACTTATTtgttgtacaaattcaatattagattttttatttatttaatttattaattactagatcttattaaaaaaaagtaaacagtTCAAGCCAAACTCGAGTTCGACTCAAACTCGTTTGTGATAGGGGTGGGCAGTAGGTGCCTGCCTGCCACTAGTTGCACCGCCCCATTCGCTTCGCCCCCGCTTGGGTGGGGTAGGGGATCCGCTCCGCACAGAAGGAGGCGAGGCCCCTCGCCCATATGAAAGAAGAGTTGCGGAGGCGGGGGACGGAGGGGGCTCAGCCCCGCTTCGTAAATCCCCCGCCCCGCTCCCGCATGTCTAAGCCCCCCtgattcctctctctttctcgaaCTCTATCAATCTCGAACTCCCTCACTCTCTCGATCTTGAACACTCTTGTCCCAGACCTAGACTCCCAAACTCTCACAATCTCTATTGATCTAACTCTCTTGATCTCGTTTGCCATGGAAGTTCTAGACGCTGGAAGAGGACTCGATTGGGTTTATTGCAACAGACGCCGTTGAGTTTGGGTGAGACGAGGAGGGGAGGAAGGGGGTGGACGGATGAAGGTCCATCCCGACACCCTGTGCAACCGATAGGGGACCCCACCCCCGCATGGACGGAGGTGAATTACGGGAAAAAAATCCCCACCCCCGCCCATGCGAGGGTAAGGGACGGGGagggggtggccccgccccatAAGGGgagggtagcacccctagtttGTGGGACGAGCTTGAGCTCAACTTAGGAGTTTAGTTTAACGAGTCgagttcaaataaaaaataaataaaaattttaagattgagCTCGAGGTCGAGCTTGAGTATTTTGAATCGTGCTGAGTTTGGCAAGCCAAAGATTGACTCCACTAGCTCCATGAGCCGAGCTCGAGTTTACCGCAAGACGTACCtctagtctatttttttattttttttaataattttttaatattcttaatcattaagaaaaaaaataaaaaatatatacaatttaattaataatcacttccacaatagtaaaaaaataaaaaagaaaaaaagaaaaattgctcCACTggcattttctatatatatagatataaaatatatacatgtcCTTGAAATGCTCAGAGGAAGCTTCGTCGAAGCTGCCATGCCACTCCATTCATTCCAAGCATTTAACACCCCATCCTTCCACCTTCTTTCCACTCAAacctctctcttcttcctttctttcctcTCTACGTTCTCTTCCTACTGTTTCTTTGCCTTTCTGGGTCTCTCATTTTTGCCATGAAGCTCGTCAAGATCAATCAGCTCAACCCGAAGAACCTCATTGTCAGCCCGACACGCTTATTTCGGTCCAAAAAGGACCGGTCCTCTGTATCCAGGTCCGACCCATTTTCTTTCGGATCCGGGACGTCGTCGACATCGAGTTCCGATGCATCCACGTCACACCAAAAGCCTGGTTCCGGCGCTGGCATCACCAATCTTGGGACCCCCAAGAGTGTTTTGCCCGAGATATTGGGTAACTGGTCCGATTCCTCGGCCGATATGAACGTCGAACTTGCGCAAGCGTTCAGGCTCACAGACAGAGATGACGACGGGTTAGTGTCGAGAAAAGAGCTGCAGGCTCTTCTGAGCCGGATCGGAGCCGAGCCTCTGAGCGAGGAGGAAGTGAAGATGATGCTGAGCGAGGTGGATCGGGACGGAGACGGGCACATAAGCTTGGAAACGTTGCTGAGCCGGTTTGGTTCGGCTTGTGGACCGGCTTGCGACTCGGAGCTGCGCGAGACGTTCGATATCTTCGACGCGGATCACGACGGGAGGATCACGGCGGAGGAGCTGTGGGGATTTTTCACGGCCATGGGGGACGAACAGTGCACGTTAGAGGACTGCCGGCGCATGATAGCCGGGGTGGACAAGAACGGCGACGGGTTTGTGTGTTTCGAGGACTTCTCGCTCATGATGGAGCTGCAGAGATGAAGTGATGATATCTACCATCGTATATGTACGATTGATGATCATGCGATGACGTGGCTCCCGATTTTCAAGATAATGAAAATCCTTTGTATTTTATAGTGTTTCCGTTTTGGTTGTAAGGTTTTTATGGGAGCCGAGAGCGATCAAAGGGAACTGAGATCTTGACGATTGTGAAATCGACGGCTGTCGTTGGTCAAAATTTAAGTCGAGAATGAATTTGTGTTCGGTTTTTTACGTATGAATATTATTAACTTTGTCTTGACCATTTTCCCCTTTTCAAGTGTCAAATTATTTCCATGGTCGAGAAACATGAAATTGATCTTCAAactgaaataagaaaaaaaatattgatcttAAAATATTGATTAGTGTTCGatataaataaatgatcctGCCAACCTTAAATGGAatcaaaataatctattttatgaatatatatatatatatgtgtatatatatgaagacTTCGATCTTATTAAGCAAAATAATTACATTAtcagaataaatataaattaaaataacatatttaatgcAAGAAATAAATGCCATCATGACCCCATAATTTGTCAGCACAaagataatttgttaaattaattTACTAGTTGGTTGCTTAAAAAGATTTGTTgcaatttgcaaaaaaaaaaaaaaaaaaaaaaaaaaaaaaaaaaaaaaaaaaaaaaaccatcagcAAGGTATCCAATATCAATAGTTGAGTATCTAATTATAAAGAATGTTATGTATAAGTTATTATACACTCCCACACCTCatacttaaaacttttttataggTTGTGCCGTTGTCGGGGTGTTTTTTTGGGAGTGTTTTTATAGAATGTGGGGtggtgaatagtaattgatgagaagattctttctttaattatatatctacctacacaaaaacaattaaatgaaaataagagTATGAATAAACCTAAAGAtgaaaaagtacaaaatttcTATAATATGTGCGCGCACGCGTGCACATTTTattcatgaaaagaaaaaaaaatattaaagaaaggAGGATGTGAGCACAACAAATGTTTATagagttaaaagaaaatatttctttcctATTTTATGGAGACTCGGAATTTCGGATGGAATTAAAagagagttttattttattttataagaatctCGAGaggttttttcaaatcttttgggaataaaactattttttcagTCTTTGTTCGAagttaaataaattttgttaatattccttggGGGCCATGGCACCCTCTAGTCACCACTTGGTTCATGGGGCTAGTGCTATTATTCATTATACGTATAATAAATGAAATCATGATGAGTCATGATATGTGTAAATCTCGTAGAAAATGCGAATATAAGAGTGAGACTTCCCCTTTTGATAGTGTATATATAGGCCCTTAAGGACGAGCATTATATTGATTCCATGCCTCTTCCTTTAATATTGGGTAGTTCTGCTTGAAATCTACGTGAAAGAGACACATAAAATAAGTCTTAGTTGTATATCTTGATTTTcgaaactattacaatattggTCAATTATAAACATTTTCGCCTCACAGATTTATGGCTCAAGACATTTGATAGAAAGAGAAACAGTAGAGATGTGATTACAATTTCAATGAATTATTTAGTTATTAGTCATGATGTTGAAATGGTTTCCGATTCCGGCCATGATACGttaacatattaataaaattatattccgGTAAAGCTGTGATATTATCTTGATCAAAggcatgtttgtttttataatcattttcatcttattttattttatctaattattatgacttttacaaatttttatacaaaataaaataaataatttaacttttttaaattttaaaacaaaaataatattaaaaatatatattttaataatattttaaataagttttaacttttatctcatctgatcTTATTtaatctacaaaaacaaacaagtgTCATATAAGTAGTAGaatgtgaaagaaaaagagtttctTAACACCAGcctttttttggttggttgcCCATGTGTTGCTGTCGGTCATAGTTTCAAAGGATGGTTGTTGGGGGCGGGGGGGTGGTGGTGATGCAGAGAATGTTTTAATCAAATCTTGATTTTTCTCGTATATGTCACGCATATTGTGCTCTTGAATCACAAACTTATAATCTAGCTATTAATTTATCGAAATCAATTTCTATAACCCACACTCTTACATtatgtttaataaatttataaaaaaaaaaaatgctttaaacaCCCTATGAATACAGTAAATGATAGATTACGCATCAGACTTGTAAATAACATAActcattgaaaaatattatgcgAAGTGTTTTCGTTCTTCGGTAGAAGTAGATGTTTTAAAGAAGGAAGCAAAACAGATTAGGATATGGTCATTAATCAAATGTTGTATGTTATTATAATGTTAGCCCCATGTAAGATTAAATATTAAGTTTGACAATAACGACTTGCTAACTAATTCATAGAGGGAATGACCCACAGGTTGATTCATGGATAAGTATTGTTTGGTAGATCCTCAACCTGAAGTATTGAAAAAGTATGAGAACTTGATAACCCATGTTTTAATTTAGGTCCGTCGGCTGAAAAGTCAAGGAATATGGGCGGTTTGGCGTGGAGTCAGCAGCTGTACCGGACTGAATATGCATGTGGTTTTCCTTGTATGCAAATGGAGATCAGAAATTGCATCTCACTACAAAACAACCATCA
This window harbors:
- the LOC121265129 gene encoding probable calcium-binding protein CML36, yielding MKLVKINQLNPKNLIVSPTRLFRSKKDRSSVSRSDPFSFGSGTSSTSSSDASTSHQKPGSGAGITNLGTPKSVLPEILGNWSDSSADMNVELAQAFRLTDRDDDGLVSRKELQALLSRIGAEPLSEEEVKMMLSEVDRDGDGHISLETLLSRFGSACGPACDSELRETFDIFDADHDGRITAEELWGFFTAMGDEQCTLEDCRRMIAGVDKNGDGFVCFEDFSLMMELQR